The following proteins come from a genomic window of Leisingera daeponensis DSM 23529:
- a CDS encoding CBS domain-containing protein encodes MAPFSYQPPTRGDKAGQQSHSQSAESNLSHGQSTVAKLLEAKGDAIYAIRPNDTVGHAVEALRDKRIGALVVTDQNGALQGILSERDIVRRLAETPGHTLPQLVEDIMTREVKTCKPDDLLIDVAKVMNEGRFRHLPVVKDDRLCGMITVGDVVNFRLQELEYEALRMKQMIVG; translated from the coding sequence ATGGCACCGTTCTCATACCAGCCTCCGACCCGGGGCGACAAGGCCGGGCAGCAAAGCCACAGCCAGTCGGCCGAGTCGAACTTGTCGCACGGCCAGTCGACCGTTGCGAAGCTACTGGAGGCCAAGGGCGACGCGATTTATGCGATCCGTCCGAACGACACCGTCGGCCATGCGGTGGAGGCGCTGCGCGACAAGCGCATCGGCGCGCTGGTGGTGACCGACCAGAACGGCGCGCTGCAGGGCATCCTGTCGGAGCGCGACATCGTGCGGCGGCTGGCGGAAACGCCGGGCCACACCCTGCCGCAGCTGGTCGAGGACATCATGACCCGCGAGGTCAAGACCTGCAAACCGGACGACCTGCTGATCGACGTCGCCAAGGTGATGAACGAGGGCCGCTTCCGCCACCTGCCGGTGGTGAAGGACGACCGCCTGTGCGGGATGATCACGGTGGGCGACGTTGTGAACTTCCGCCTGCAGGAGCTGGAGTATGAGGCCCTGCGCATGAAACAGATGATCGTCGGCTAG
- a CDS encoding FAD:protein FMN transferase produces the protein MPRRFLLALILPAVLLVSGCWFGSEPEEVRLSGQTMGTTYSVIAIGEHLDQEALAAEVEATLAAVNAKMSNWDPASEVSTFSAARSTAPVRVSPEFAHVLAAANDVHEKTGGKFDVTLGPLIELWGFGPRKPEDPVPSDAAIAKALEGVGQARLLTLDAGAGTLKKSAPETGINLSAIAKGYGVDAVAQTLQGFGVENYMVEIGGDLVTKGQNAKGEAWRIGIEKPDAAAQTVQLIVPVSNLGLATSGDYRNYFEHEGQRYSHILDPVAGRPVTHRTASVTVIAENAMLADAWATAMLVLGSADGLKLAEQHKLAVFFIDRDVQAGEDAYITSASSAFEALTGN, from the coding sequence ATGCCCAGACGGTTCCTGCTTGCCCTGATCCTGCCCGCGGTGCTGCTGGTGTCCGGCTGCTGGTTCGGCAGCGAACCGGAGGAGGTGCGCCTGTCGGGCCAGACCATGGGCACCACCTACAGCGTGATCGCGATTGGCGAGCATCTGGACCAGGAGGCGCTGGCGGCGGAGGTGGAGGCCACCTTGGCGGCGGTGAACGCCAAGATGTCGAACTGGGATCCGGCGTCGGAAGTGTCCACCTTTTCCGCCGCGCGCAGCACCGCGCCGGTGCGGGTGTCGCCGGAGTTTGCCCATGTGCTGGCGGCGGCCAACGACGTGCATGAAAAGACCGGCGGCAAGTTCGACGTGACGCTTGGCCCGCTGATCGAGCTGTGGGGCTTCGGCCCGCGCAAGCCGGAGGATCCGGTGCCGTCGGATGCGGCCATCGCCAAAGCGCTGGAGGGCGTCGGGCAGGCGCGGCTGCTGACGCTGGATGCAGGGGCCGGCACCCTGAAGAAATCCGCGCCGGAGACCGGGATCAACCTGTCGGCCATTGCCAAGGGATACGGTGTCGATGCGGTGGCGCAGACGCTGCAGGGCTTTGGCGTTGAGAACTACATGGTGGAAATCGGCGGCGATCTGGTGACCAAGGGGCAAAACGCCAAGGGCGAGGCCTGGCGCATCGGCATCGAGAAACCGGATGCGGCGGCGCAGACGGTGCAGCTGATCGTGCCGGTCAGCAACCTGGGCCTGGCGACCTCCGGCGATTACCGCAATTATTTCGAGCATGAGGGCCAGCGCTATTCCCACATCCTTGACCCGGTTGCCGGGCGGCCGGTGACGCACCGCACCGCCTCGGTCACGGTGATCGCGGAAAACGCGATGCTGGCGGATGCCTGGGCGACCGCGATGCTGGTTCTGGGCAGCGCGGACGGGCTGAAGCTGGCGGAGCAGCATAAACTTGCCGTGTTTTTCATCGATCGGGACGTGCAAGCCGGCGAAGATGCCTATATTACCTCTGCAAGCAGCGCTTTCGAGGCGCTGACCGGAAACTGA
- the nqrM gene encoding (Na+)-NQR maturation NqrM, with protein MSTFLLAFILLLIVTLGMSLGVMLMGKKIKGSCGGLNAISGADKCVVCSKDIDPDSPLRDKLQCKRARRMVEQMQEEQA; from the coding sequence ATGAGCACCTTTCTATTGGCCTTTATCCTGCTGCTGATCGTGACCCTGGGCATGTCGCTGGGGGTGATGCTGATGGGCAAGAAGATCAAGGGCAGCTGCGGCGGCCTGAATGCGATTTCCGGTGCCGACAAATGCGTGGTCTGTTCCAAGGACATCGACCCGGACAGCCCGCTGCGCGACAAGCTGCAGTGCAAGCGCGCCCGCCGGATGGTGGAGCAGATGCAGGAAGAACAGGCATGA
- a CDS encoding efflux transporter outer membrane subunit gives MSRSNWTARSVLLAGTLLCGCTVAGRDYQRPAFAVPASYYQTRSFATAQGAAETWWQGLNDAALDRLVAAGLAQNLDIKSARQRLKAAEAVRRASGRPEQVRGDLEGSSVFSRRESQDGSTSLDSAEIGATYVFDLFGGFQRRSERAVADRDAQFYQMATTRLAIIDAITRTYIEARFFQRGAAVTRKTIELRQQILATVEELKAARAVLALDLERTKLQVASAKADLPGFISGYEAAVFALATLLDRDASEVFAMMQNSSGQPHPSTQPELGVPASLLRNRPDVLLAEAQLRSATASIGVTEAELYPSLEVTGSIEAFRGLPDLYQIGPSLRLPLFNRPVLRAFHERAIAEAKATEYDYRAAVRGAVEEVQAQQSALRAARERTAAQAQAVGLGGKVADLARETFRANEITLFDLLNTEEALRDNELGLIAARRDLALAWSRLQIALGKGWAPDQPPASAAAALEAAESDPESE, from the coding sequence ATGAGCAGATCCAATTGGACAGCCCGTTCCGTGCTGCTGGCCGGAACTCTCCTGTGCGGCTGCACCGTCGCGGGCCGGGATTACCAGCGTCCCGCCTTCGCCGTGCCGGCCAGCTATTACCAGACCCGCTCCTTTGCCACCGCGCAGGGCGCGGCAGAGACCTGGTGGCAGGGGCTGAACGATGCCGCCCTGGACCGGCTGGTGGCGGCCGGGCTGGCGCAGAACCTGGATATCAAATCCGCCCGCCAGCGCCTCAAGGCGGCTGAGGCGGTGCGCCGCGCCAGCGGCCGCCCGGAGCAGGTGCGCGGCGATCTGGAGGGCAGTTCGGTCTTTTCGCGCCGGGAATCGCAGGACGGTTCAACCAGTCTCGATTCCGCCGAAATCGGCGCCACCTATGTGTTCGACCTGTTCGGCGGCTTCCAGCGACGCTCCGAACGGGCGGTCGCAGACCGCGACGCGCAGTTCTACCAGATGGCCACCACCCGGCTGGCGATCATCGACGCGATCACCCGCACCTATATCGAGGCGCGGTTTTTCCAGCGCGGCGCCGCCGTCACCCGCAAGACGATCGAGCTGCGCCAGCAGATCCTGGCCACGGTGGAGGAGCTGAAGGCCGCCCGCGCCGTCCTTGCCCTGGATCTGGAGCGCACCAAGCTGCAGGTCGCCAGCGCCAAGGCGGATCTTCCCGGCTTCATCTCCGGCTATGAGGCTGCCGTGTTTGCCCTGGCCACGCTGCTGGACCGCGACGCCTCCGAGGTGTTTGCGATGATGCAGAACAGTTCCGGCCAGCCCCATCCCTCAACCCAGCCCGAGCTTGGGGTGCCTGCCAGCCTGTTGCGCAACCGCCCCGATGTGCTGCTGGCCGAAGCCCAGCTGCGCAGCGCCACCGCCAGTATCGGTGTCACCGAGGCGGAGCTTTACCCGTCGCTCGAAGTCACCGGCTCCATCGAGGCATTCCGCGGCCTGCCCGATCTCTACCAGATCGGCCCGTCGCTGCGGCTGCCGCTGTTCAACCGCCCGGTTCTGCGCGCGTTCCACGAGCGCGCCATCGCCGAGGCCAAGGCCACGGAATACGATTACCGCGCAGCGGTGCGCGGCGCGGTGGAGGAGGTGCAGGCGCAGCAAAGCGCGCTGAGGGCCGCCCGCGAGCGCACCGCAGCGCAGGCGCAGGCGGTCGGACTGGGCGGCAAGGTTGCCGATCTTGCGCGCGAAACCTTCCGGGCCAATGAAATCACCCTGTTCGACCTTCTGAACACCGAGGAAGCCTTGCGCGACAACGAGCTGGGCCTGATCGCCGCCCGCCGCGACCTGGCGCTGGCCTGGTCCCGGCTGCAGATCGCCTTGGGCAAGGGCTGGGCGCCCGATCAGCCCCCGGCCAGCGCGGCCGCGGCCTTGGAGGCGGCAGAGTCAGACCCTGAGAGTGAGTAA
- a CDS encoding aldehyde dehydrogenase family protein, producing the protein MDLQKFYIGGAWVTPHSTREFPVMNPATEERIGTIILGDEMDVDAAVAAAREAFGSYSRTSREERIALLEKLLEISMERREVLAQAMRAEMGAPITMAREAQADSGIGHLEAILEALKAQDLRETLPNGDILVREPIGVCGLITPWNWPVNQIALKVLPALATGCTCVLKPSEHTPVSAEVYAQMIHDAGFPAGVFNLIHGDGPTVGAGLSRHPGIDMMSFTGSTRAGIAVSKDAADTVKRVTLELGGKSPNLVFADADLEERVTASVLECFYNTGQSCDAPTRMLVEQSCYDQVLEIATAAAQGQAVGDPEEEGDHIGPMFDQIQFDRVQSMIQTGIDEGATVLAGGLGRPDGLDAGWYVRPTVFADVTNDMAIARQEIFGPVLVIIPFEDEEDAIRIANDTPYGLAAYLQTGDPDRAERVAARLRAGAVHINGGGFNYGSPFGGYKQSGNGREGGMMGLEDYQEVKTLHFG; encoded by the coding sequence ATGGACCTGCAAAAATTCTATATCGGCGGCGCCTGGGTGACGCCGCATTCGACCCGGGAATTCCCGGTGATGAACCCGGCAACGGAGGAGCGGATCGGCACGATCATCCTTGGCGACGAAATGGATGTGGATGCGGCCGTCGCGGCCGCCAGGGAGGCTTTCGGCAGCTACTCGCGGACCTCGCGGGAGGAGCGGATCGCGCTGCTGGAGAAGCTGCTGGAAATCAGCATGGAGCGGCGCGAAGTGCTGGCGCAGGCGATGCGGGCCGAAATGGGCGCGCCGATCACGATGGCGCGCGAGGCCCAGGCCGATTCGGGGATCGGGCATCTGGAAGCCATCCTGGAGGCGCTGAAAGCACAGGACCTGCGCGAGACGCTGCCCAACGGCGACATCCTGGTGCGCGAGCCGATCGGGGTCTGCGGCCTGATCACGCCCTGGAACTGGCCGGTGAACCAGATCGCGCTCAAGGTGCTGCCGGCGCTGGCCACGGGCTGCACCTGCGTGCTGAAACCGTCGGAGCATACGCCGGTCTCGGCCGAGGTGTATGCCCAGATGATCCATGACGCGGGCTTTCCGGCGGGGGTGTTCAATCTGATCCACGGCGACGGCCCGACCGTTGGCGCAGGCCTGTCGCGGCATCCCGGTATCGACATGATGTCCTTCACCGGTTCGACCCGGGCGGGCATCGCGGTGTCCAAGGACGCAGCCGATACCGTCAAGCGGGTGACGCTGGAACTGGGCGGCAAATCCCCGAACCTGGTGTTTGCCGATGCCGACCTGGAGGAGAGGGTCACCGCCTCGGTTCTGGAATGCTTTTACAACACCGGGCAAAGCTGCGATGCGCCGACCCGGATGCTGGTGGAGCAAAGCTGCTACGATCAGGTGCTGGAAATCGCCACGGCGGCGGCGCAGGGCCAGGCCGTCGGCGACCCGGAAGAGGAGGGCGATCACATCGGCCCGATGTTCGACCAGATCCAGTTCGACCGGGTGCAAAGCATGATCCAGACCGGCATCGACGAGGGCGCCACCGTGCTGGCCGGCGGGCTGGGCCGGCCGGACGGGCTGGACGCGGGCTGGTATGTGCGCCCCACCGTCTTTGCCGATGTGACCAATGACATGGCCATCGCCCGGCAGGAGATCTTCGGCCCGGTGCTGGTGATCATCCCGTTCGAGGACGAGGAGGACGCGATCCGCATCGCCAATGATACCCCTTACGGGCTGGCGGCCTATCTGCAGACCGGCGATCCTGACCGCGCCGAGCGGGTGGCCGCCCGGCTGCGCGCGGGCGCTGTGCATATCAACGGCGGCGGCTTCAATTACGGCTCGCCCTTCGGCGGCTACAAGCAGTCCGGCAATGGCCGCGAAGGCGGGATGATGGGGCTGGAGGATTATCAGGAGGTGAAAACCCTGCATTTCGGATGA
- a CDS encoding MmgE/PrpD family protein → MTATFDRAADFTFGLTPADLPETTRQAAALMFLDTLGITIAATPMEAGRIARGTAVALYGCGEEGLGARLMFDGRRVSIAGAAYAAATATDNLDGHDGYAPTKGHIGVVVIPAIAALAETVPDFSGPEALAITTVGYELAGRAALSLHATVSDYHTSGAWNALGVAAVAARMRGLSRAQLREALGIAEFHGPRSQMMREIASPTMLHDGSGWGAMAGMSAAVLAEKGFTGAPAITIEEDRVAEHWQDLGSFWQMEHQYVKPYPVCRWAHAPIDALRQVMLEHGLTHEQIERIRINTFHESACLYPGIPVTTSQAQYSLGFAVAVQAAYGRIGVEHISGAGLSDPLVASIHERISVAEAARHSVRFPACRVADVAVTLTSGQVIESGDVHARGGPEAPFSRQDVERKFMEFAAPVLGAARASAIRDAVLGFTRSGSMFSDLSRLIYGAPAP, encoded by the coding sequence ATGACCGCCACCTTCGACCGCGCCGCCGATTTCACCTTTGGCCTCACCCCCGCTGACCTGCCGGAAACCACCCGGCAGGCGGCGGCGCTGATGTTCCTCGACACCCTGGGCATCACCATCGCCGCCACCCCGATGGAGGCCGGCCGCATCGCCCGCGGCACCGCCGTGGCGCTTTACGGCTGCGGCGAGGAGGGGCTGGGCGCCCGCCTTATGTTCGACGGCCGCCGGGTCAGCATCGCAGGCGCCGCCTATGCCGCCGCCACCGCCACCGACAATCTGGACGGCCATGACGGCTATGCTCCGACCAAGGGCCACATCGGCGTGGTGGTGATCCCGGCCATCGCCGCGCTGGCGGAAACCGTGCCGGACTTCTCCGGTCCTGAGGCACTGGCAATCACCACTGTGGGCTATGAATTGGCAGGCCGCGCCGCGCTGTCGCTGCATGCCACCGTCAGCGATTACCACACTTCCGGCGCCTGGAACGCGCTGGGGGTGGCGGCGGTGGCGGCCCGGATGCGCGGGCTGTCCCGCGCCCAGCTGCGCGAGGCGCTGGGAATTGCCGAATTCCACGGCCCCCGCAGCCAGATGATGCGCGAGATCGCCAGCCCCACGATGCTGCACGACGGCTCCGGCTGGGGCGCGATGGCCGGGATGTCGGCGGCGGTTCTGGCCGAGAAAGGCTTTACCGGCGCGCCCGCGATCACCATCGAGGAAGACCGGGTGGCGGAACACTGGCAGGACCTCGGCAGCTTCTGGCAGATGGAGCATCAGTATGTGAAGCCCTACCCGGTCTGCCGCTGGGCCCATGCCCCGATCGACGCGCTGCGGCAGGTGATGCTGGAGCACGGCCTGACCCATGAGCAGATAGAGAGAATCCGCATCAACACCTTCCACGAAAGCGCCTGCCTCTACCCCGGCATCCCCGTCACCACCAGCCAGGCGCAGTACTCGCTGGGCTTTGCCGTGGCGGTGCAGGCGGCGTATGGCCGGATCGGGGTCGAGCATATCTCCGGCGCGGGCCTTTCCGACCCGCTGGTTGCCTCGATCCACGAGCGGATTTCGGTCGCGGAGGCCGCGCGCCATTCGGTCCGTTTCCCGGCCTGCCGGGTCGCCGATGTGGCGGTGACGCTGACCAGCGGGCAGGTGATCGAGTCCGGCGATGTCCACGCCCGCGGCGGCCCCGAAGCACCGTTTTCCCGACAGGACGTTGAGCGCAAGTTCATGGAATTCGCCGCCCCTGTGCTGGGCGCAGCCCGCGCCAGCGCGATCCGCGATGCGGTTCTGGGATTCACCCGAAGCGGCAGCATGTTCTCGGATCTGAGCCGTCTGATCTACGGCGCGCCCGCCCCCTGA
- a CDS encoding LysR substrate-binding domain-containing protein → MKNLPHLTFLRSFEAAARYLSFTSAADELNCTQSAVSNHVRSLEEFIGRPLFVRHPRSLSLTDVGEAYLPSVRHALQEIDSATQLLISQSHKREVVISCPVSLAERWLLKVIEGFSAAHPGIDLTIHSTIWVDVETNVSDISITINHVDDVTGPAVKLWDEKLALVCAPDYRVGGEALTRPEQLAQAKLIHILGRPVYWERIAGHFGLTGIEQKGGLQTNSSNMGLEFAANALGCAVLPKSLVRQQVASGRLVEPFTFDLDCPWTYFATFKDKAATPSVKHFKTWLLQAAAEMEL, encoded by the coding sequence ATGAAGAATCTCCCCCATCTGACATTCCTGCGCTCGTTCGAGGCCGCCGCGCGCTACCTCAGCTTCACCTCGGCGGCGGATGAGCTGAACTGCACCCAGTCCGCTGTCTCCAACCATGTGCGCAGCCTGGAGGAGTTCATCGGCCGGCCGCTGTTCGTGCGCCATCCGCGGTCCCTGTCGCTGACCGACGTGGGGGAGGCCTATCTGCCCTCGGTCCGCCATGCGCTGCAGGAGATTGATTCAGCCACGCAACTCCTCATTTCGCAAAGCCACAAGCGGGAGGTGGTGATCTCCTGTCCGGTCAGCCTGGCGGAACGCTGGCTGTTGAAGGTGATCGAGGGGTTTTCCGCGGCGCATCCCGGCATCGACCTGACCATTCACAGCACCATCTGGGTGGACGTGGAGACCAACGTTTCGGACATCTCGATCACCATCAACCACGTGGATGATGTGACGGGACCGGCGGTTAAGCTGTGGGACGAGAAGCTGGCGCTGGTCTGCGCGCCGGATTACCGGGTGGGCGGCGAGGCGCTGACCCGGCCCGAACAGCTGGCGCAGGCCAAGCTGATCCACATCCTCGGCCGCCCGGTCTATTGGGAGAGGATCGCCGGGCATTTCGGCCTGACCGGGATCGAGCAGAAGGGCGGTTTGCAGACCAATTCCTCCAACATGGGGCTGGAGTTTGCGGCCAATGCGCTGGGGTGCGCGGTGCTGCCGAAGTCGCTGGTGCGCCAGCAGGTGGCCAGCGGGCGTCTGGTGGAGCCGTTCACGTTTGACCTTGACTGCCCCTGGACCTATTTCGCCACCTTCAAGGACAAGGCGGCAACGCCCTCTGTCAAGCATTTCAAGACCTGGCTGCTGCAGGCTGCGGCGGAGATGGAGCTGTAG
- a CDS encoding AbrB/MazE/SpoVT family DNA-binding domain-containing protein gives MIETKIRKVGNSAVITLTTEMLTMLDAKEGDTLFVVRGDDGSLKVMAHDPSVAEALAAAEIVMDENRDLLQALA, from the coding sequence ATGATTGAGACCAAGATCAGAAAAGTCGGAAACTCCGCTGTCATCACCCTGACGACGGAGATGCTGACGATGCTGGACGCCAAGGAAGGCGACACGCTGTTTGTGGTGCGCGGCGATGATGGCAGCCTCAAGGTGATGGCGCATGACCCCTCCGTGGCGGAGGCGCTGGCGGCGGCTGAGATCGTGATGGATGAGAACCGCGACCTGCTTCAGGCGCTTGCGTGA
- a CDS encoding type II toxin-antitoxin system death-on-curing family toxin — MSTYKWVPLAAVTVIHDRQISRHGGAAGMRDRALLEMGCARAMNLAAYSDAGVAEVAAAYAFGIAKAHAFVDGNKRTAFVTAITFLRLNGYQFRPDPVVGVRMMEDLATGDVDEAAFAEWLTAGMVPV; from the coding sequence GTGAGCACTTATAAATGGGTGCCGCTGGCAGCCGTTACTGTCATTCACGACCGGCAGATTTCCCGCCACGGCGGTGCAGCGGGGATGCGTGACAGGGCGCTGCTGGAGATGGGCTGCGCGCGGGCGATGAACCTTGCGGCCTATTCGGATGCAGGCGTGGCGGAGGTTGCCGCGGCCTATGCGTTCGGGATCGCCAAGGCGCACGCATTTGTTGATGGCAACAAGCGCACGGCGTTTGTGACCGCTATCACCTTTCTGCGCCTCAATGGCTACCAGTTCCGCCCTGACCCGGTGGTGGGCGTGCGGATGATGGAGGACCTTGCCACGGGGGATGTGGACGAGGCCGCATTTGCGGAGTGGCTGACGGCAGGGATGGTGCCTGTATAG
- a CDS encoding GcvT family protein produces the protein MKTHAQAVVIGGGLVGCSILYHLAKLGWKDVVLLERDELTAGSTWHAAANIHGLHDNNNVTRIQHYTMNLYKELEKETGQGCGVFQPGSLYLAKTEEREHQLRLQEAKAKYYGLNFHEVSREQAKELHPLAQFDDIRCIMFEPDGGNVDPSGVTMAYAAGARAMGAQVERFCPVTGTEQQPDGSWIVKTEKGDIHTQWVVNAGGLWGREVAAMAGLTLPLQPTEHQYFVTVSIDAVANLGRRLPSIADRDGEYYFRQEGNGFLIGAYEKDMRFWAEDGTPLDFAHELFPDDLDRIMENVIRATERVPCAETAGVKRVINGPMIWSPDSNALWGPVPELKNYFCCTGIIPGFSQSGGLGLLAAQWMIEGEPQYDMFAWDLARFGDWADKKFTKARVEDQYAHRFAIHFPNEERSAGRPARVRPAYEMQKEMGCVFGLNCGWEHPLWFADAPGVKETSSFTRQNWWEPVGREVNMLRENVGVIDISNFANYVIKGPGAHAWLDKLVANKVPAEVGRSCLTPLISVRGGVAGDFTITKVADDEYMMVGSGMAERYHQRFFNMVELPEGTTFEVATNRIAGFNVAGPKSRDMLQRLTNADLSNEGFRFMRSRTIDVAGVECLAIRVSFTGDLGWELHCAEEDQVKLYSALLAAAAEFDGGPVGGRALGSLRIEKGYGSWGREYSQEYWPQEVGLAGLIKLDKDFLNKDAYLKIKDNAPREVLSAFEIDAVNDADASGGEPIFTPEGKPAGRVTSGAYGYSAGKSLALGYANPAVAGPGDAVEVFILGKPHKARILEAAAFDPSGSRLRA, from the coding sequence ATGAAAACCCATGCACAGGCAGTTGTCATCGGCGGCGGGCTGGTCGGCTGCTCGATCCTCTACCACCTGGCGAAACTCGGCTGGAAAGACGTGGTGCTGCTGGAACGCGATGAGCTGACCGCAGGCTCCACCTGGCACGCGGCGGCCAACATCCACGGGCTGCACGACAACAACAACGTGACCCGCATCCAGCACTACACGATGAACCTGTATAAAGAGCTGGAGAAGGAAACCGGCCAGGGCTGCGGCGTGTTCCAGCCCGGCTCCCTGTACCTTGCCAAGACCGAAGAGCGCGAGCACCAGCTGCGCCTGCAAGAGGCCAAGGCGAAATACTATGGCCTGAACTTCCATGAGGTCAGCCGCGAGCAGGCCAAGGAACTTCACCCGCTGGCGCAGTTTGATGACATCCGTTGCATCATGTTTGAACCCGACGGCGGCAATGTGGACCCCTCGGGCGTGACCATGGCCTATGCCGCTGGTGCCCGCGCCATGGGCGCGCAGGTCGAACGCTTCTGCCCGGTGACCGGCACCGAACAGCAGCCCGATGGCAGCTGGATCGTGAAAACCGAAAAGGGCGACATTCACACTCAGTGGGTGGTCAACGCAGGCGGCCTCTGGGGCCGCGAGGTCGCGGCGATGGCGGGCCTCACCCTGCCCTTGCAGCCGACCGAGCACCAGTATTTCGTGACGGTGTCCATCGACGCGGTCGCCAATCTGGGCCGCCGCCTGCCCTCGATCGCCGACCGCGACGGCGAGTATTATTTCCGGCAGGAGGGCAACGGCTTCCTGATCGGCGCCTATGAGAAGGACATGCGCTTCTGGGCTGAAGACGGCACCCCGCTGGACTTTGCGCATGAACTGTTCCCCGACGATCTGGACCGGATCATGGAAAACGTGATCCGCGCAACAGAACGCGTGCCCTGTGCCGAAACCGCAGGCGTCAAGCGCGTCATCAACGGCCCGATGATCTGGTCGCCGGATTCCAACGCCCTCTGGGGTCCGGTGCCGGAGCTGAAAAACTACTTCTGCTGCACCGGCATCATCCCCGGCTTTTCCCAGTCCGGCGGCCTGGGCCTCTTGGCGGCGCAATGGATGATCGAGGGCGAGCCGCAGTACGACATGTTCGCCTGGGATCTGGCGCGGTTTGGCGACTGGGCCGACAAGAAATTCACCAAGGCCCGGGTTGAGGACCAGTACGCCCACCGCTTTGCCATCCATTTCCCGAACGAGGAACGCAGCGCCGGCCGCCCGGCCCGTGTGCGCCCGGCTTATGAGATGCAAAAGGAAATGGGCTGCGTCTTTGGCCTCAACTGCGGCTGGGAGCATCCGCTGTGGTTTGCGGACGCGCCCGGCGTCAAGGAAACCAGCAGCTTCACCCGCCAGAACTGGTGGGAGCCGGTGGGCCGCGAGGTGAACATGCTGCGGGAAAACGTTGGCGTGATCGACATCTCGAACTTCGCCAACTACGTGATCAAGGGTCCGGGCGCCCATGCATGGCTGGACAAGCTGGTCGCCAACAAAGTGCCCGCTGAGGTGGGCCGCTCCTGCCTGACCCCGCTGATTTCCGTGCGCGGCGGCGTGGCCGGTGATTTCACCATCACCAAGGTGGCCGATGACGAATACATGATGGTCGGCTCTGGCATGGCGGAACGCTATCACCAGCGGTTCTTCAACATGGTGGAACTGCCGGAAGGCACCACCTTCGAGGTCGCCACCAACCGCATTGCCGGTTTCAATGTGGCCGGTCCGAAATCCCGCGACATGCTGCAGCGGCTGACCAATGCGGATCTGTCGAACGAAGGCTTCCGCTTCATGCGCTCGCGCACCATCGACGTTGCCGGGGTGGAGTGCCTGGCGATCCGTGTCTCCTTCACCGGCGATCTGGGCTGGGAGCTGCACTGTGCCGAAGAGGACCAGGTCAAGCTGTATTCCGCCCTGCTGGCCGCCGCCGCGGAGTTCGATGGCGGTCCGGTCGGCGGCCGGGCGCTGGGAAGCTTGCGGATCGAGAAGGGCTATGGCTCCTGGGGCCGCGAATACAGCCAGGAATACTGGCCGCAGGAGGTTGGCCTCGCCGGTCTCATCAAGCTGGACAAGGATTTCCTTAACAAGGACGCCTATCTGAAGATCAAGGACAACGCCCCGCGTGAAGTGCTCTCGGCCTTTGAAATCGACGCTGTGAACGACGCCGATGCCTCCGGCGGTGAACCCATCTTCACGCCCGAAGGCAAACCGGCCGGGCGGGTGACCTCCGGTGCCTACGGCTACTCCGCGGGCAAGTCGCTGGCGCTGGGGTATGCCAACCCGGCGGTTGCGGGGCCGGGGGATGCGGTCGAGGTGTTCATCCTCGGCAAGCCGCACAAGGCGCGCATTCTGGAAGCGGCAGCCTTTGATCCTTCGGGTTCACGGCTGCGGGCCTGA